A single Triticum dicoccoides isolate Atlit2015 ecotype Zavitan chromosome 2A, WEW_v2.0, whole genome shotgun sequence DNA region contains:
- the LOC119354008 gene encoding putative MO25-like protein At5g47540, which produces MKGLFKSKPRTPADVVRQTRELLIYVDLHAGSRGADPKREEEKMAELSKNIRDLKCILYGNGEQEPVTEACVQLTQEFFRENTLRLLIMCVPKVNLEARKDSTQIVANLQRQQVNSRILASEYLEANKDLLDTLISGYEDTEVALHYGAMLRECIRHQSIARYVLESDHMKKFFDYIQIPNFDIASDASATFKELLTRHKATVAEFLSKNYDWFFAEFNSRLLSSSNYITKRQAIKLLGDMLLDRSNSAVMMRYVGSKDNLMILMNLLRDSSKNIQIESFHVFKLFAANKNKPAEVVNILVTNRSKLLRFFAGFKTDKEDEQFEADKEQVIKEISAL; this is translated from the exons ATGAAGGGCCTCTTCAAGTCGAAGCCGCGGACGCCGGCCGACGTGGTGCGGCAGACGCGTGAGCTCCTCATCTACGTGGACCTCCACGCCGGCTCACGCGGCGCCGACCCCAAGCGAGAGGAGGAGAAG ATGGCAGAATTAAGCAAAAATATAAGGGATTTGAAGTGTATTCTGTATGGCAACGGCGAACAGGAGCCTGTCACTGAAGCTTGCGTGCAATTGACCCAAGAATTCTTCAGAGAGAACACTTTACGATTATTAATTATGTGTGTTCCGAAAGTAAACCTGGAG GCAAGGAAAGATTCTACTCAAATTGTTGCAAATTTGCAACGACAGCAAGTCAACTCAAGGATACTTGCATCTGAATACCTTGAGGCAAATAAAGATCTTTTGGACACCTTAATTTCTGG GTACGAGGATACAGAGGTTGCTTTACATTATGGTGCAATGTTGAGGGAATGTATTCGCCATCAGAGTATTGCAAG GTATGTTCTAGAGTCTGATCACATGAAGAAGTTCTTTGACTATATACAAATTCCAAATTTTGACATAGCATCAGATGCTTCTGCAACCTTCAAG GAACTTCTGACAAGGCATAAAGCAACCGTGGCGGAATTTCTTTCGAAGAACTATGACTGG TTCTTTGCAGAATTCAACTCTAGGCTGCTTTCATCATCCAACTACATAACAAAAAGGCAGGCTATCAAG CTGTTGGGAGATATGCTCCTTGATAGATCAAATTCTGCAGTCATGATGCGATATGTTGGTTCAAAGGATAATCTTATGATTCTGATGAATCTTTTAAGG GACTCGAGCAAAAATATTCAAATAGAATCTTTTCATGTGTTCAAG CTATTTGCTGCAAATAAAAACAAACCAGCTGAGGTTGTGAACATACTAGTCACAAATCGAAGCAAGCTTCTTCGATTTTTTGCCGGATTCAAAACTGACAAAG AGGATGAGCAGTTTGAGGCAGACAAGGAGCAGGTCATAAAGGAGATATCAGCATTGTAA